A genomic segment from Gemmatimonadota bacterium encodes:
- a CDS encoding DUF3293 domain-containing protein: protein MSLLASSPDAAHGWGSFPETILQFRSTPAITIDLRTAVDRRVRAALREIGFEQSFGIITAQDPMGVRQLSAVNDARAASLLKEAAALSVTQVCVDACSPDESHCERSIAIALDQRSAIDIARRYEQLAMFWFDGDAFWIVPVCSRNERLRLPVII, encoded by the coding sequence GTGAGCCTCCTGGCGTCATCGCCTGACGCGGCTCATGGCTGGGGGAGCTTCCCGGAGACAATCCTCCAGTTTCGCTCGACGCCGGCGATAACCATCGATCTGCGGACGGCGGTCGACCGCCGTGTACGCGCGGCTCTTCGTGAAATTGGTTTCGAACAGTCGTTCGGAATCATTACAGCCCAGGATCCGATGGGTGTGCGGCAACTGTCCGCCGTGAACGATGCGCGCGCGGCTAGCTTACTGAAGGAGGCCGCGGCGCTGAGCGTGACGCAGGTTTGCGTAGATGCGTGCAGTCCCGACGAGTCGCACTGTGAGCGGAGTATCGCGATCGCACTTGACCAGCGATCGGCCATCGACATCGCGCGCAGGTATGAGCAGCTGGCAATGTTCTGGTTTGACGGCGATGCATTCTGGATAGTTCCGGTGTGCTCTCGCAATGAGAGGCTGCGGCTTCCCGTAATCATATAA
- a CDS encoding HAMP domain-containing sensor histidine kinase, producing MSQSSGQARVIRFFEQVPLAAAVLVTLVALGTLIEWYLGMDPATGLYPGGIVMLPLSCVAFACAAVALAFAATKERPFALRVASIVLACIVILIAAIQFASWLAGRDLGLDLLMARDQLIREPWSPPGRMALNTLVGIFLIAAGIISLHIDDRTGRASSHWVGLIGGTVGFLGLVGYAFGVSGLYSVGPYSGMAVSSAASLFVLGIGIVFARRSSGIPKLLVDPGAAGTVARRLVPAAVSVPFLLGWLRLVGEKSGWYDTPFGVSIYVVATVAIFLWLVNWSAHMAYESDRVREELLAGEQRAREAAEGANTAKSNFLAVMSHELRTPLSAIIGYEELLADGITGPVNDAQKHQLGRMKASAQHLLHLIDQILSYSRVDAGREIVQAEDIDANEVAHDAATLVEPLAREKGLPLEVVPIGYPLAMCTDSGKVRQILVNLLSNAVKFTPAGRVTLVVQHDGPIVRYVVRDTGIGIAEEHRDQIFDAFWQVEQPSTRRVGGTGLGLSVTRRLARLLGGDVIVTSAVGQGSAFIVSLPLELPARARNGEPPGVIA from the coding sequence ATGAGTCAATCGAGCGGCCAGGCCCGCGTAATTCGGTTCTTCGAGCAAGTTCCTCTCGCGGCGGCCGTTCTCGTCACACTTGTGGCGCTCGGCACCCTGATCGAGTGGTACTTGGGGATGGATCCGGCGACCGGGCTCTATCCCGGCGGAATCGTGATGCTGCCATTGAGCTGTGTCGCCTTTGCCTGCGCCGCCGTCGCGCTGGCGTTCGCCGCAACAAAGGAACGACCGTTCGCGCTGCGCGTGGCGTCCATCGTTCTGGCGTGCATAGTGATACTGATCGCGGCCATCCAGTTCGCTTCATGGCTCGCTGGCCGCGATCTGGGCCTGGATCTGCTGATGGCCCGCGACCAGCTGATCCGCGAGCCGTGGAGTCCGCCCGGTCGGATGGCACTTAATACGCTGGTCGGAATATTTCTCATCGCTGCCGGCATCATATCGCTCCACATCGATGACCGCACCGGGCGCGCCTCCTCGCACTGGGTAGGCCTGATCGGTGGTACGGTCGGTTTCCTCGGACTCGTCGGTTACGCGTTCGGCGTGAGTGGCCTGTATTCCGTGGGGCCGTATTCCGGGATGGCAGTATCCAGCGCTGCGTCTCTGTTCGTGCTTGGAATCGGGATCGTATTCGCTCGGCGCTCCAGCGGTATTCCTAAGCTGCTGGTCGACCCGGGCGCAGCTGGAACGGTCGCCCGCCGTCTCGTTCCGGCGGCCGTGTCCGTCCCATTTCTGCTCGGCTGGCTGCGCCTCGTAGGTGAGAAGAGCGGCTGGTACGATACACCGTTCGGCGTTTCGATATATGTAGTCGCGACGGTGGCGATCTTCCTGTGGCTCGTCAACTGGTCGGCGCACATGGCGTACGAAAGTGACCGTGTGCGCGAGGAGCTGCTGGCAGGCGAGCAGCGCGCGCGAGAGGCCGCCGAGGGTGCCAACACGGCGAAAAGCAACTTTCTCGCAGTGATGTCGCACGAGCTCCGCACACCGCTTTCGGCGATCATAGGATACGAGGAGCTCCTCGCTGACGGTATCACCGGGCCCGTCAACGACGCCCAGAAGCATCAGCTCGGCAGGATGAAGGCGAGCGCTCAGCATCTGCTGCACCTCATCGACCAGATCCTCTCGTATTCGCGTGTGGACGCGGGAAGGGAAATCGTCCAGGCGGAGGATATCGACGCCAACGAAGTCGCACACGATGCGGCGACACTGGTCGAGCCGCTGGCGAGAGAGAAGGGACTGCCTCTGGAAGTCGTTCCGATCGGATATCCGCTCGCGATGTGCACCGACAGCGGGAAGGTCCGGCAGATTCTCGTGAACCTGCTCTCCAACGCAGTGAAGTTTACGCCGGCCGGCCGCGTAACACTGGTGGTTCAGCACGACGGGCCGATCGTTCGCTACGTCGTCCGCGATACCGGAATTGGAATCGCGGAGGAGCACCGCGATCAGATATTCGATGCGTTCTGGCAGGTGGAGCAGCCGAGCACTCGTCGCGTGGGCGGCACCGGCCTGGGCCTGAGCGTGACCCGCCGGCTCGCCCGGCTCCTTGGCGGGGACGTGATAGTCACGAGCGCGGTGGGCCAGGGCAGTGCGTTCATCGTTTCGCTGCCGCTGGAGCTCCCTGCCCGGGCCAGGAACGGTGAGCCTCCTGGCGTCATCGCCTGA
- a CDS encoding sodium:proton exchanger, giving the protein MLAQIIATAGRKAFIIGSVAIVATVGSALLRLAGINQIAIFIMTAIALASLASVVSVATEQLGTRLGPGATGVVQSALGNLPELFISIFALRAGLVVVVQTALIGSILANSLLVLGLAFVVGGVRHGPQHFSAGTTRLTAMLLVLSVASLAIPTLATEPGAPDFGHADNLSTVVAVVLLIVFICSIPMAIRGSIGPSRKHHSANEHGWPLSASIVLLGVAGVGAALVSDWFVAALRPAMASLGLSQEFVGLVIVAIAGNAVENVVGITAAARNEADLAVSLILNSSLQVALLLIPVLVLISMVFGGPVLTLVAPTLLIAALGLAAILGAMIIFDGESNYVEGAALIGLYLIIAASVWFGPPIAG; this is encoded by the coding sequence ATGCTTGCACAGATCATCGCCACCGCGGGCCGCAAGGCATTCATTATCGGGTCGGTTGCGATAGTGGCGACCGTTGGCAGCGCGCTCCTCAGGCTCGCCGGCATCAATCAGATAGCCATTTTCATCATGACGGCCATCGCGCTCGCAAGCCTGGCGTCGGTGGTGAGCGTGGCGACGGAGCAGCTTGGAACGCGGCTCGGACCGGGAGCGACCGGAGTGGTCCAGTCAGCGCTCGGGAATCTGCCGGAGCTGTTCATCAGCATTTTCGCGCTCAGGGCAGGACTCGTGGTGGTGGTGCAGACGGCCCTGATCGGCTCCATTCTCGCCAACAGCTTGCTCGTTCTTGGGTTGGCGTTCGTGGTTGGCGGCGTCCGTCACGGACCACAGCATTTCAGCGCCGGCACGACTCGCCTGACTGCGATGCTACTGGTGCTTTCGGTCGCTTCGCTGGCCATACCGACGTTGGCGACCGAGCCAGGCGCTCCCGATTTTGGCCACGCTGACAACCTCAGCACTGTCGTGGCGGTTGTGCTGCTTATCGTCTTTATCTGCAGTATCCCGATGGCAATTCGAGGCAGTATCGGGCCATCACGCAAGCATCATAGCGCCAACGAGCATGGTTGGCCACTGAGTGCTTCTATCGTACTACTTGGAGTAGCGGGTGTCGGCGCCGCTCTCGTTTCCGACTGGTTCGTCGCTGCCCTGAGACCTGCCATGGCGAGCCTCGGCCTTTCGCAGGAGTTCGTTGGTTTGGTTATCGTCGCGATAGCAGGCAATGCGGTGGAGAACGTCGTTGGCATAACGGCGGCGGCGCGCAATGAGGCCGACCTCGCGGTGAGCCTGATCCTGAACAGCAGCCTTCAGGTTGCGCTGCTTCTCATCCCCGTGTTGGTGCTCATCAGCATGGTATTTGGCGGGCCCGTTCTCACGCTCGTCGCCCCGACGCTCCTCATCGCCGCGCTCGGTCTGGCCGCGATTCTGGGTGCGATGATCATCTTCGACGGCGAGTCGAACTACGTCGAAGGCGCAGCGTTGATCGGGTTGTATCTCATAATTGCCGCGAGCGTGTGGTTCGGGCCGCCGATCGCGGGTTAG
- a CDS encoding MoxR family ATPase, with product MTAPTIAARGPVIPHERAELLEVAARLRAEVAGRIVGQEKVLDEILMALLAGGHALLVGVPGLAKTLMIRSVSEAMRLGFRRIQFTPDLVPSDITGTEVMEEDATSHSRLFRFVQGPIFANIVLADEINRAPPRTQAALLEAMQEHSVTVAGETMPLPAPFFVLATQNPIEQEGTYPLPEAQLDRFLFDIRVSYPDEDAEVAILRNTTGREYAPLDAVIDATQTIALQRMVRDVPVADVVLQYAARLVRATRPDESNAMPTVKQFVRWGAGPRAGQALVLGAKAHALLAGRNAVMPSDIKRVAHPVLRHRVLLNFAAEAEGLSAERIVDELLAHVPMPKSDIRV from the coding sequence ATGACTGCACCAACGATTGCGGCGCGCGGGCCGGTAATTCCGCATGAACGCGCCGAGCTGCTAGAGGTCGCCGCGCGTCTGCGCGCTGAAGTTGCCGGACGAATCGTCGGTCAGGAAAAAGTGCTGGACGAGATTCTCATGGCGTTGCTCGCTGGCGGCCACGCTCTGCTGGTGGGCGTGCCTGGCCTCGCGAAGACGCTGATGATCAGGTCGGTATCCGAGGCGATGCGGCTGGGATTTCGCCGGATTCAGTTCACACCTGATCTCGTGCCGTCGGACATCACCGGGACCGAGGTGATGGAGGAGGATGCAACATCGCATTCGCGCCTCTTCCGTTTCGTGCAGGGACCGATCTTCGCGAACATCGTGCTCGCGGACGAGATCAATCGCGCGCCACCGCGCACGCAGGCTGCGCTACTGGAGGCAATGCAGGAGCACAGCGTCACGGTCGCGGGTGAGACGATGCCGCTGCCGGCTCCCTTCTTCGTGCTTGCCACACAGAATCCGATCGAGCAGGAAGGGACGTACCCGCTTCCCGAAGCGCAGCTGGATCGTTTTCTGTTCGACATCCGCGTATCGTATCCTGACGAGGACGCCGAGGTCGCGATTCTGCGCAATACAACGGGCCGCGAATACGCGCCACTCGATGCGGTGATCGACGCAACGCAGACGATTGCGCTGCAGCGCATGGTGCGCGACGTGCCCGTTGCAGACGTCGTTCTGCAATACGCTGCGCGGCTCGTCCGTGCGACCCGCCCGGATGAGAGCAACGCAATGCCCACAGTCAAGCAGTTCGTGCGCTGGGGCGCCGGTCCGCGCGCGGGGCAGGCACTTGTCCTCGGTGCGAAGGCGCATGCACTGCTCGCGGGCCGTAATGCCGTCATGCCGTCGGACATAAAGCGTGTGGCTCATCCCGTGCTTCGTCATCGCGTTCTGCTCAACTTCGCCGCCGAGGCAGAAGGGCTCTCGGCAGAACGGATAGTGGATGAGCTGCTCGCGCATGTGCCGATGCCGAAGAGCGATATCAGAGTGTGA
- a CDS encoding DinB family protein encodes MASSSSTSIVITPEQLLEDWQGHRRLTRRMIEAFPDESLFTYSIGGMRPFSSLAMEVIKMAVPILRGEITGEWTSYDPPNPTTKAELLSLWDSATADIDRLWPDIPPHRFQEVDTAFGQWKMAGYAMFLYAIDNEIHHRGQGYVYLRSLGIEPPPFYER; translated from the coding sequence ATGGCATCATCGTCCAGCACCAGTATCGTGATTACTCCGGAACAACTCCTGGAAGACTGGCAGGGGCATCGCAGACTTACACGCCGCATGATCGAGGCGTTTCCTGATGAGTCGCTGTTTACGTACTCCATTGGCGGGATGCGACCGTTCTCGTCGCTCGCAATGGAGGTGATCAAGATGGCTGTGCCCATTCTCCGCGGGGAGATCACGGGCGAATGGACATCGTACGATCCGCCGAATCCTACTACAAAGGCGGAGCTGTTGAGTCTCTGGGATAGCGCGACGGCGGACATCGATCGCCTGTGGCCCGATATTCCGCCACATCGTTTTCAGGAGGTCGATACAGCCTTCGGTCAATGGAAGATGGCAGGCTACGCGATGTTTCTGTACGCTATCGACAATGAGATTCATCATCGTGGTCAGGGCTACGTCTATCTTCGCTCACTCGGGATAGAGCCACCGCCGTTCTACGAGCGCTAA
- the egtB gene encoding ergothioneine biosynthesis protein EgtB, whose translation MADSTQSGLRNSICAKLTEARERTLLLVASLTDEDLRVQHDPLMSPILWDLGHIAHFEELWLTRNLSGKIEFSEMPGMYNPFEHPRATRAALPLPSLQALIQTAAEIRADTLAALESADLHSDYPLLAGGFVYNMVLQHEYQHNETILQTLQLKTGEPYRAPRAIAAPPAGSDAFGRMVRVNAGTYPIGTDDRTAAYDNERPRHPVTVNAFDIDAAPVTNAAYEQFIADGGYQQPELWSDDGRAWLADSGALAPKYWTASPDGWLTRTMDVVAPIGPDHSVCHVCYHEADAYARWAGKRLPTEQEWEIAASWDPTTASSQRFPWGGADPTALHANVDQLFFGTTPVGAFERNVSPLGCYGMIGDVWEWTSSDFSGYPGFVAYPYPEYSETFFGAEYKVLRGGSWATRPGAIRNTFRNWDYPIRRQIFSGFRCARDI comes from the coding sequence ATGGCGGATTCTACACAGTCGGGCCTGCGGAACTCGATCTGCGCAAAGTTGACGGAAGCGCGCGAGCGTACGCTGCTTCTGGTCGCATCTCTCACGGATGAGGATCTCCGCGTCCAGCACGACCCATTGATGAGTCCCATCTTATGGGACCTCGGCCACATTGCTCATTTCGAGGAGCTGTGGCTGACGCGCAATCTGTCCGGGAAGATAGAGTTTTCCGAGATGCCGGGGATGTACAATCCATTCGAGCATCCGCGCGCGACCCGCGCCGCACTTCCGCTGCCGTCGCTGCAGGCATTGATACAAACAGCGGCGGAGATTCGCGCAGACACGCTGGCGGCACTCGAATCTGCCGACCTGCACTCGGACTATCCGCTGTTGGCCGGCGGTTTCGTGTACAACATGGTGCTGCAGCACGAGTACCAGCACAACGAAACGATTCTGCAGACGCTGCAGCTCAAGACCGGCGAACCCTATCGCGCACCGCGCGCGATCGCCGCACCGCCGGCCGGGAGCGATGCCTTCGGCAGGATGGTGCGCGTCAACGCCGGCACGTATCCGATCGGCACCGACGATCGCACTGCCGCGTACGACAACGAGCGGCCGCGACACCCGGTCACCGTCAACGCCTTCGACATCGATGCTGCCCCGGTAACCAACGCCGCGTACGAGCAGTTCATTGCGGACGGTGGATATCAGCAACCGGAGCTCTGGTCTGACGACGGTCGCGCATGGTTGGCCGATTCCGGTGCGCTCGCACCGAAATACTGGACCGCGTCGCCCGATGGCTGGCTGACACGAACGATGGACGTGGTCGCGCCGATCGGGCCGGATCATTCCGTTTGCCACGTGTGCTACCACGAAGCGGATGCGTACGCACGCTGGGCAGGCAAGCGGCTTCCCACCGAACAGGAATGGGAGATCGCCGCATCGTGGGATCCAACGACCGCGAGCAGTCAGCGATTCCCCTGGGGCGGCGCAGATCCGACAGCGCTGCACGCGAACGTCGATCAGCTCTTCTTTGGAACCACACCGGTCGGCGCGTTCGAGCGGAACGTATCTCCGCTCGGATGCTACGGAATGATCGGAGACGTGTGGGAGTGGACGTCGAGCGATTTTTCCGGCTACCCCGGTTTCGTCGCGTATCCATATCCGGAATACTCCGAGACCTTCTTCGGTGCGGAATACAAGGTGCTGCGTGGAGGCTCGTGGGCAACGCGCCCGGGTGCCATACGCAACACATTTCGCAACTGGGATTATCCCATTCGCCGCCAGATTTTCAGTGGCTTTCGTTGCGCGCGTGACATTTGA
- a CDS encoding DUF4159 domain-containing protein, whose product MTRFVFCTGQYDSGDWDSAPLVPANLIDSVAQYTSIAVAPSGVNVALASDAILDYPLVYITGHLPVRFSAAERRNIRKLTDRGGMIFVDDHNHDIDGVFHKTAMEEITIALSKPVDIPNDHELYHSFFKFADGPPTTSQELNGWGDNLVHKNLQGVMRDGQIALLYSSKDYSSEWNYHPESKRFNAVDNTRFGVNIIVYALTR is encoded by the coding sequence ATGACCAGATTCGTCTTCTGCACTGGTCAGTACGACTCCGGCGATTGGGACTCGGCGCCACTCGTTCCGGCCAATCTCATCGACTCGGTCGCGCAGTACACGAGCATTGCGGTTGCACCGAGCGGCGTGAATGTCGCGCTCGCATCGGATGCGATCCTGGATTATCCGCTCGTTTACATCACCGGTCATCTACCGGTGCGATTCTCGGCAGCCGAGCGCCGCAATATCAGAAAGTTGACAGATCGCGGCGGTATGATCTTCGTGGATGACCATAACCACGATATCGACGGAGTGTTTCACAAAACCGCGATGGAAGAGATAACGATTGCGCTTTCAAAGCCGGTCGACATTCCCAACGATCACGAGCTGTACCACTCCTTCTTCAAGTTCGCCGACGGGCCGCCCACTACGAGCCAGGAGCTGAATGGCTGGGGCGACAACCTCGTGCACAAGAATCTCCAGGGTGTGATGCGCGACGGTCAGATCGCGCTTCTTTACAGCAGCAAGGATTATAGCTCCGAATGGAACTACCATCCTGAGAGCAAGCGTTTCAACGCTGTCGACAATACCAGGTTCGGCGTCAACATCATCGTGTATGCCCTCACCCGTTAG
- a CDS encoding DUF305 domain-containing protein: MAVSIGASVQLPAQGAQNASSHNAAAPHDYVQADVDFVQGMIIHHAQAVVMSDWAATHGARPNLQILCKRIALSQRDEITMMQSWLEQRHLATPDPLDMLHPTHGPIHDRSGMNMPGMDMGDHMMMMAGMLTPAEMRQLDSARGPTFDHLYLTGMIKHHQGALDMVAKLFATPGAGQQPELFSFATDVDAGQRAEMARMQAMLNTLTPSQTR, from the coding sequence GTGGCAGTTTCCATTGGCGCTTCCGTGCAATTGCCTGCGCAAGGCGCGCAGAACGCTTCCTCGCACAACGCAGCAGCACCCCACGATTACGTCCAGGCCGACGTCGACTTCGTGCAGGGCATGATCATCCATCATGCACAGGCCGTCGTGATGTCCGACTGGGCGGCCACGCACGGCGCACGGCCCAATCTGCAGATCCTCTGCAAGCGCATCGCTCTCTCGCAGCGCGACGAGATCACGATGATGCAGAGCTGGCTGGAGCAGCGCCATCTCGCGACGCCGGACCCGCTCGACATGCTGCATCCAACGCACGGCCCGATCCACGATCGGAGCGGAATGAACATGCCGGGCATGGACATGGGTGACCACATGATGATGATGGCCGGAATGCTCACACCCGCGGAGATGCGGCAGCTCGATTCCGCTCGCGGTCCGACATTCGATCATCTGTATCTCACCGGAATGATCAAGCATCACCAAGGCGCTCTCGACATGGTCGCCAAACTCTTCGCCACTCCAGGCGCGGGGCAACAGCCGGAGCTCTTCAGCTTCGCAACCGATGTCGATGCGGGCCAGCGCGCCGAGATGGCGCGAATGCAGGCCATGTTGAACACGCTCACCCCGAGTCAAACCAGATGA
- a CDS encoding DUF58 domain-containing protein, translated as MMRRAPHDEGRDRLMYGALLDAVRGLRWRARRVSRIAVPGIHPSRVRGTSAEFTEYRAYRQGDDLRRIDWKLFARSDRAHVRISEERAVTPTCLVLDASASMAFPEGPGSKWSLAQQLAVALASVAHSGGDPVGLMIAGNPRATIPPRTRRGIVAEVIQKVADTPATGSSPLAGALTAATRSASRIAIVSDFLGDLDDVSRVARELIAAGRDVHALHIIAAEELDPPRAVSLVTDPESSDLRRYMADSVRDEYLRSYAEWREATATRWLASGAAYRTIVVGKEPVSHSVRRVVRDEPAASRAG; from the coding sequence ATGATGCGGCGCGCGCCGCACGATGAGGGCCGGGACAGGTTGATGTACGGTGCGCTTCTCGACGCGGTACGCGGATTGAGATGGCGTGCGCGCCGCGTGTCGCGCATAGCGGTTCCTGGTATTCATCCTTCGCGCGTGCGCGGAACGTCTGCCGAATTCACGGAATACCGCGCATACCGGCAGGGCGACGATCTCCGACGCATCGACTGGAAGTTATTCGCGCGGAGCGATCGTGCGCACGTACGGATCTCGGAGGAACGGGCGGTGACGCCGACCTGTCTCGTGTTGGATGCGAGCGCGTCCATGGCGTTTCCGGAGGGCCCTGGCTCCAAGTGGTCTCTCGCGCAGCAGCTGGCTGTCGCGCTCGCATCTGTCGCGCACTCGGGTGGCGATCCGGTCGGACTCATGATTGCGGGCAATCCGCGCGCGACGATTCCACCGCGAACGCGGCGCGGCATCGTTGCTGAAGTGATTCAGAAGGTGGCAGACACGCCGGCCACTGGAAGCAGTCCGCTGGCTGGTGCGCTCACAGCAGCCACGCGATCTGCGTCGAGAATAGCGATCGTGAGTGATTTCCTGGGTGATCTCGATGACGTGTCGAGAGTTGCGCGCGAGCTGATCGCTGCCGGGCGCGACGTGCATGCGCTGCATATCATCGCCGCTGAAGAGCTCGATCCTCCTCGGGCCGTATCGTTGGTTACCGATCCCGAGAGCAGCGACCTGCGTCGCTACATGGCGGACTCGGTGCGTGACGAATACCTGCGCTCGTACGCGGAGTGGAGAGAGGCGACGGCGACGCGCTGGCTCGCGAGTGGCGCGGCCTATCGCACGATCGTCGTCGGGAAGGAGCCTGTGAGCCATTCCGTGCGGCGCGTGGTGCGCGACGAGCCGGCAGCATCGCGGGCTGGATAA
- a CDS encoding BatA domain-containing protein: protein MSFLAPGFLIAAAGAALGVVALHFIVTRRPRAVSFPTARFVPDVPVTARARSVHFSDLLLLAVRVLIILLAGAALARPIFPPEREQVVRVIAADVSGSVENVAETRDSVRALFRPGDAVVLFDTATWPVETPDSVRARAGVASNGSLSAGLIGALRAGSRVREGADSVELLVVSPATLAERDRATAAIRAQWPGRGRLVRVSAAPATGSRVTATTQVSFLSASRPRLAVRRNRIDTVGAVVADGHVVIAPFERRWRFVSDSLAHSRVIARWVDGDPAAIEWDSASTCMRSIAVPVDSTGDMLLRPSFAGFRAALARPCLQVASAPDPEAATMLAATGNLASAAQFPPSMDVDSPLARWLAALAIALAIVDMILRRSRIEESGK, encoded by the coding sequence GTGAGCTTTCTGGCTCCGGGCTTTCTGATCGCAGCCGCAGGCGCTGCGCTGGGTGTAGTCGCGCTGCATTTCATCGTCACGCGGCGGCCGCGCGCGGTTTCATTTCCGACCGCGCGTTTCGTCCCGGACGTTCCGGTCACAGCGCGTGCGAGATCGGTGCACTTCTCGGACCTGCTGCTGCTTGCGGTACGTGTTCTCATCATACTTCTCGCCGGAGCCGCACTGGCTCGACCGATCTTCCCGCCCGAGCGCGAGCAGGTAGTACGCGTCATCGCTGCGGATGTATCGGGCTCGGTGGAGAATGTGGCCGAGACTCGCGACAGCGTACGCGCGCTATTCAGGCCGGGCGACGCGGTTGTGTTGTTCGATACGGCAACGTGGCCAGTTGAAACACCGGACTCGGTCCGCGCACGTGCAGGCGTCGCGAGCAATGGATCGCTGTCTGCCGGACTCATCGGGGCGTTACGTGCCGGCTCTCGTGTACGTGAAGGCGCGGACTCGGTGGAGCTGCTAGTGGTGTCGCCTGCGACACTGGCCGAGCGCGATCGTGCGACCGCGGCAATCCGCGCGCAGTGGCCGGGCCGCGGGCGGCTGGTCAGAGTGTCGGCGGCACCAGCGACTGGCAGTCGTGTTACAGCGACAACGCAGGTAAGCTTTCTGTCGGCATCGCGGCCGCGGCTCGCGGTACGGCGGAATCGCATCGACACTGTCGGTGCGGTCGTCGCGGACGGGCACGTCGTCATCGCGCCATTCGAGCGGCGCTGGCGATTTGTCTCCGACTCTCTGGCGCACTCGCGTGTCATTGCCAGATGGGTCGACGGCGATCCAGCTGCGATCGAGTGGGATAGCGCATCCACGTGTATGCGCTCCATTGCGGTGCCGGTCGATAGCACCGGGGACATGCTCTTGCGCCCCAGCTTCGCCGGCTTTCGCGCGGCGCTGGCGCGGCCATGTCTTCAAGTGGCATCTGCACCGGATCCGGAAGCGGCCACGATGCTGGCGGCAACCGGAAATCTCGCGTCCGCCGCGCAGTTCCCTCCCTCCATGGATGTGGATTCACCGCTCGCTCGCTGGCTTGCTGCGCTTGCAATCGCGTTGGCCATTGTCGACATGATCCTGCGTCGCTCCCGAATTGAGGAGAGCGGCAAGTGA
- a CDS encoding DMT family transporter: MTVPRRGWAAYLALGIGVVCIAWSALFVRWAGVSGPASAFYRALVATIVLVPAWLWRGRRRSLAARPAVLGVLAGVFFAIDLALFNSAVMNTSAANATLLGNNAPILVGLGSWVVFRKRPAAIFWIGLALALVGSACIIGSDALTPAAFGSGDVMAITASVFFAAYLLTIGRVRSEIDTLTLTTLAVAASSAVLLILCLLLRVPLSGYSTHAWLSLIGLGVVSQVGGYLAITYALGHLPATVTSVGLLGQAPLTALLAIPLLGEPLSASQIIGGVLVLAGIYVVNRRRVVAV, translated from the coding sequence ATGACTGTGCCGAGGCGCGGTTGGGCAGCGTATCTCGCACTCGGCATCGGCGTCGTCTGCATCGCGTGGTCTGCTCTGTTCGTCAGGTGGGCAGGGGTGTCTGGCCCCGCATCCGCATTCTACCGCGCACTTGTCGCTACCATCGTGCTCGTGCCGGCCTGGTTGTGGCGTGGACGGCGCAGGTCACTGGCAGCTCGTCCTGCGGTGCTGGGTGTACTTGCGGGCGTGTTCTTCGCCATAGATCTCGCGCTATTCAATTCGGCTGTGATGAATACATCGGCCGCGAACGCCACGCTGCTTGGCAACAACGCGCCGATCCTGGTTGGACTCGGAAGCTGGGTGGTCTTCCGCAAGCGGCCAGCGGCTATTTTCTGGATCGGATTGGCGCTCGCACTGGTTGGAAGCGCGTGCATAATCGGGAGTGATGCGTTGACGCCGGCAGCGTTCGGCTCGGGTGATGTCATGGCCATCACGGCCTCGGTATTCTTCGCTGCGTACCTGCTCACGATCGGCAGAGTTCGATCCGAGATCGATACATTGACGCTCACCACGCTTGCCGTTGCGGCAAGTAGCGCCGTGTTACTCATTCTCTGTCTGTTGTTACGCGTGCCGTTGTCGGGATATTCGACCCATGCGTGGTTGTCGCTGATCGGCCTCGGGGTCGTGTCGCAGGTTGGTGGATATCTCGCCATCACTTATGCCCTGGGTCATCTGCCTGCTACTGTTACATCTGTCGGGTTGCTTGGCCAGGCTCCGTTGACAGCGCTGCTCGCAATCCCATTGCTTGGCGAGCCACTGAGCGCGAGTCAGATAATTGGCGGAGTGCTGGTGCTTGCGGGCATCTACGTCGTCAACAGGCGTCGCGTAGTCGCGGTGTGA